The Penaeus chinensis breed Huanghai No. 1 chromosome 16, ASM1920278v2, whole genome shotgun sequence genome window below encodes:
- the LOC125033322 gene encoding integrin alpha-IIb-like isoform X6, which translates to MRPRPGSLHGRGACVAVDEAAAPPHAALSIVPFRGNFVRAGGGPRRNDHRYTGIGMAGFSAALDAAQDSVFLGGPYAFFGQGVVARSPAARGRAKDVLSRSTFGPPELDFSGEGWATVLGRFDGVTEMVATSAPNADHARGSIAFYEAASLRPAKVPRLAGTGLAAKFGFSLAAGDWDGDGAADLAAGAPLAHDGMGAPDAGAVYVYYAPAKTVSPRPALEVQGRTAWARFGHALACLGDIDRDGFDDLAVGAPFDGDGGSVHVFHGRPEGLGSEPTQVLRASDFDGSLRGFGFSIDGGIDMDDNGYPDVLVGAATSDSAVFIRSAPVLAVEGAVTFVPPEVSLGNRSCSVSGERARGEAVVCLRVEVALAFSAGRGAEGQPVDVTLQLDPQQGRLVFVSHEQSQISYRANLSAEGGPADVRTFEVYVLPGRPRIDLPLAAAASIALLPSQEDPQVDPQVGPGPAGEATRVPPVLAQNRPRVIQGHGRLTCDDPLTCFSSPDLSLTAAPGQSLTAGEEARIAVELSVGVAAAPAVRLTVSFPAPLSFRHVSSRRLLPQCQPSAAGPSAAGPSAAGPSAAGPSAAGPSDRSTVVCSFQSELRRDMKIPLVLTFAAAPLALADLLLTAPGAALRLRFTASSDSEDLHPEDNSLDLAVPLRLHHHVFALGSSAPEAVQAFANQSLNLQELMDPRVPSDTPPARLGPPVAFTYTLANHGPSPLVGAKLVLDVPLRVPSGLPLFYLVEAPVGSPALSCSGPALNPLGFQVSRDAAQSDAAGAAEPPPGVATFPAADGNPTAAATERNRRSIHRDFPSASAPREASAEALSGPMDDRSHLILSCDNIVCESFVCELPPMLSGDSVAVSVAGFLVVSTLETARHGLLMVESALSVETRQAGGNTSRPSRLAAVRTPVYVLRERAPHDLLSLDWFYYVAAATAGLLLVVVLVAVLHKIGFFKRTRFQPLASGDDACEREAVLGGLSQE; encoded by the exons ATGCGGCCGCGCCCAGGCTCTCTGCACGGCCGCGGCGCCTGCGTTGCGGTCGACGAGGCGGCCGCCCCCCCGCACGCGGCGCTTTCCATCGTGCCCTTCAGAG GCAACTTCGTCCGCGCGGGCGGCGGCCCCCGGAGGAACGACCACCGATACACCGGCATCGGGATGGCAGGCTTCAGCGCCGCCCTCGACGCG GCCCAGGACAGCGTGTTTCTGGGTGGCCCGTACGCCTTCTTCGGACAAG ggGTCGTCGCAAGGTCTCCTGCGGCCAGAGGGCGCGCGAAGGATGTCCTGAGCCGCAGCACCTTCGGGCCGCCCGAGCTGGACTTCTCGGGCGAGGGCTGGGCCACCGTGCTGGGCCGCTTCGATGGCGTCACGGAGATGGTGGCCACGTCGGCGCCCAACGCGGACCACGCCCGCGGCTCG ATCGCGTTCTACGAGGCGGCGAGTCTGCGGCCGGCGAAGGTGCCCCGGCTGGCGGGCACCGGCCTCGCCGCCAAGTTCGGCTTCAGCCTAGCGGCCGGCGACTGGGACGGCGACGGCGCCGCGGACCTGGCGGCGGGCGCGCCCCTCGCCCACGACGGCATGGGCGCGCCCGACGCCGGGGCTGTCTACGTGTACTACGCCCCAGCCAAGACG GTGTCGCCGAGGCCAGCGCTCGAGGTCCAAGGGCGCACCGCGTGGGCACGCTTCGGCCACGCCCTCGCCTGCCTGGGAGACATCGATAGGGACGGCTTCGACG ACCTGGCCGTGGGCGCGCCCTTCGACGGTGACGGCGGCAGCGTGCACGTGTTCCACGGGCGCCCCGAGGGGCTGGGCTCCGAGCCGACCCAG gTCCTCCGAGCGTCCGATTTCGACGGGTCTCTTCGCGGCTTCGGCTTCAGCATCGACGGCGGTATTGACATGGACGACAATGGCTACCCTGACGTCCTAGTCGGCGCCGCTACGTCGGACAGTGCAGTGTTCATCAG GTCGGCCCCGGTGCTGGCGGTCGAGGGCGCGGTCACCTTCGTCCCGCCCGAGGTCAGCCTGGGCAACAGGTCGTGCAGCGTGAGCGGCGAGCGGGCGCGCGGGGAAGCCGTCGTCTGCCTCCGGGTGGAGGTTGCCCTTGCCTTCAGCGCCGGCCGGGGGGCGGAGGGCCAGC CCGTCGACGTCACGCTGCAGCTGGACCCCCAGCAGGGCAGACTCGTCTTCGTGAGCCACGAGCAGAGCCA AATAAGCTACCGAGCGAACCTGAGCGCAGAGGGCGGACCCGCCGACGTCAGGACGTTTGAGGTCTACGTCTTG CCCGGACGCCCGCGGATCGACTTGCCCCTGGCGGCTGCGGCGAGCATAGCCCTATTGCCCTCGCAGGAGGATCCGCAGGTGGATCCGCAGGTGGGGCCAGGGCCCGCAGGTGAAGCGACGCGCGTGCCACCTGTCCTCGCCCAGAACCGCCCCCGCGTCATCCAGGGCCACGGCAGACTGACTTGCGATGACCCCCTGACCTGCTTCTCGAGTCCGGACCTCTCGCTCACGGCCGCGCCAGG GCAGAGTCTGACGGCGGGCGAGGAAGCGCGCATCGCGGTGGAGCTTTCCGTGGGCGTCGCCGCGGCCCCGGCGGTGCGGCTGACGGTGTCCTTCCCGGCGCCGCTCTCCTTCCGGCACGTGTCCAGCCGTCGGCTGCTCCCGCAGTGCCAGCCCTCGGCGGCGGGGCCCTCGGCGGCGGGGCCGTCGGCGGCGGGGCCCTCGGCGGCGGGGCCCTCGGCGGCGGGGCCCTCGGACCGCAGCACGGTGGTCTGCAGCTTCCAGTCAGAGCTTCGGCGGGACATGAAG ATCCCGCTCGTGCTGACCTTCGCCGCCGCGCCCCTGGCCCTCGCCGACCTCCTGCTGACCGCCCCCGGCGCCGCGCTGCGCCTGCGCTTCACCGCCAGCAGCGACAGCGAGGACCTGCATCCCGAGGACAACAGCCTGGATCTGGCCGTGCCCCTTCGCCTGCACCACCACGTCTTCGCCCTCGG GTCCTCCGCTCCCGAGGCCGTGCAGGCGTTCGCCAACCAGTCCCTCAACCTGCAGGAGCTCATGGACCCTCGAGTTCCCTCAGacaccccgcccgcccgcctcggCCCGCCCGTCGCCTTCACGTACACGCTCGCGAACCACGGGCCGTCGCCCCTCGTCGGAGCCAAG TTGGTGCTGGACGTCCCCTTGCGTGTGCCCAGCGGCCTGCCTCTGTTTTACCTGGTTGAGGCTCCAGTGGGCTCTCCGGCGCTCTCGTGTTCAGGGCCGGCGCTCAACCCTCTCGGATtccag GTGTCCAGGGACGCAGCGCAGTCAGACGCAGCGGGCGCAGCCGAGCCTCCGCCCGGAGTGGCGACTTTTCCCGCAGCCGACGGCAACccgacggcggcggcgacggagaggaacaggaggagcatCCACCGAGACTTCCCGTCGGCCTCGGCGCCGCGCGAGGCGTCTGCGGAGGCCCTCAGCGGACCCAT GGACGACCGCAGTCACCTCATCCTCTCCTGCGACAACATCGTCTGCGAGAGCTTCGT GTGCGAGCTGCCGCCGATGCTGAGCGGAGACAGCGTGGCGGTGTCCGTGGCTGGATTCCTGGTGGTCTCCACGCTCGAG ACCGCTCGGCACGGCCTCCTTATGGTCGAGTCCGCCCTCAGCGTGGAGACGCGCCAGGCGGGCGGCAACACCTCCCGCCCCTCGCGCCTGGCCGCCGTCCGGACGCCCGTCTACGTCCTCAGGGAGCGG GCCCCCCACGATCTCCTGTCGCTCGACTGGTTCTACTACGTGGCGGCTGCCACGGCcggcctcctcctcgtcgtcgtcctcgtcgccGTCCTACACAAG ATTGGTTTCTTCAAGCGGACGCGCTTCCAGCCCTTGGCCTCGGGAGACGACGCATGCGAGCGGGAGGCAGTCCTGGGCGGCCTTTCGCAGGAGTGA
- the LOC125033322 gene encoding integrin alpha-IIb-like isoform X5, whose product MHICEAQAAVRSSRVLSAQGTGFGETLFAADRPHSRLVACAPRFAMRPRPGSLHGRGACVAVDEAAAPPHAALSIVPFRGNFVRAGGGPRRNDHRYTGIGMAGFSAALDAAQDSVFLGGPYAFFGQGVVARSPAARGRAKDVLSRSTFGPPELDFSGEGWATVLGRFDGVTEMVATSAPNADHARGSIAFYEAASLRPAKVPRLAGTGLAAKFGFSLAAGDWDGDGAADLAAGAPLAHDGMGAPDAGAVYVYYAPAKTVSPRPALEVQGRTAWARFGHALACLGDIDRDGFDDLAVGAPFDGDGGSVHVFHGRPEGLGSEPTQVLRASDFDGSLRGFGFSIDGGIDMDDNGYPDVLVGAATSDSAVFIRSAPVLAVEGAVTFVPPEVSLGNRSCSVSGERARGEAVVCLRVEVALAFSAGRGAEGQPVDVTLQLDPQQGRLVFVSHEQSQISYRANLSAEGGPADVRTFEVYVLPGRPRIDLPLAAAASIALLPSQEDPQVDPQVGPGPAGEATRVPPVLAQNRPRVIQGHGRLTCDDPLTCFSSPDLSLTAAPGQSLTAGEEARIAVELSVGVAAAPAVRLTVSFPAPLSFRHVSSRRLLPQCQPSAAGPSAAGPSAAGPSAAGPSAAGPSDRSTVVCSFQSELRRDMKIPLVLTFAAAPLALADLLLTAPGAALRLRFTASSDSEDLHPEDNSLDLAVPLRLHHHVFALGSSAPEAVQAFANQSLNLQELMDPRVPSDTPPARLGPPVAFTYTLANHGPSPLVGAKLVLDVPLRVPSGLPLFYLVEAPVGSPALSCSGPALNPLGFQVSRDAAQSDAAGAAEPPPGVATFPAADGNPTAAATERNRRSIHRDFPSASAPREASAEALSGPMDDRSHLILSCDNIVCESFVCELPPMLSGDSVAVSVAGFLVVSTLETARHGLLMVESALSVETRQAGGNTSRPSRLAAVRTPVYVLRERAPHDLLSLDWFYYVAAATAGLLLVVVLVAVLHKIGFFKRTRFQPLASGDDACEREAVLGGLSQE is encoded by the exons atgcatatat GCGAGGCGCAGGCGGCCGTGCGGTCCAGCCGCGTCCTCTCGGCTCAGGGCACCGGCTTCGGAGAGACGCTATTCGCCGCGGACAGACCGCACTCCAGGCTAGTG GCATGTGCGCCGCGGTTCGCGATGCGGCCGCGCCCAGGCTCTCTGCACGGCCGCGGCGCCTGCGTTGCGGTCGACGAGGCGGCCGCCCCCCCGCACGCGGCGCTTTCCATCGTGCCCTTCAGAG GCAACTTCGTCCGCGCGGGCGGCGGCCCCCGGAGGAACGACCACCGATACACCGGCATCGGGATGGCAGGCTTCAGCGCCGCCCTCGACGCG GCCCAGGACAGCGTGTTTCTGGGTGGCCCGTACGCCTTCTTCGGACAAG ggGTCGTCGCAAGGTCTCCTGCGGCCAGAGGGCGCGCGAAGGATGTCCTGAGCCGCAGCACCTTCGGGCCGCCCGAGCTGGACTTCTCGGGCGAGGGCTGGGCCACCGTGCTGGGCCGCTTCGATGGCGTCACGGAGATGGTGGCCACGTCGGCGCCCAACGCGGACCACGCCCGCGGCTCG ATCGCGTTCTACGAGGCGGCGAGTCTGCGGCCGGCGAAGGTGCCCCGGCTGGCGGGCACCGGCCTCGCCGCCAAGTTCGGCTTCAGCCTAGCGGCCGGCGACTGGGACGGCGACGGCGCCGCGGACCTGGCGGCGGGCGCGCCCCTCGCCCACGACGGCATGGGCGCGCCCGACGCCGGGGCTGTCTACGTGTACTACGCCCCAGCCAAGACG GTGTCGCCGAGGCCAGCGCTCGAGGTCCAAGGGCGCACCGCGTGGGCACGCTTCGGCCACGCCCTCGCCTGCCTGGGAGACATCGATAGGGACGGCTTCGACG ACCTGGCCGTGGGCGCGCCCTTCGACGGTGACGGCGGCAGCGTGCACGTGTTCCACGGGCGCCCCGAGGGGCTGGGCTCCGAGCCGACCCAG gTCCTCCGAGCGTCCGATTTCGACGGGTCTCTTCGCGGCTTCGGCTTCAGCATCGACGGCGGTATTGACATGGACGACAATGGCTACCCTGACGTCCTAGTCGGCGCCGCTACGTCGGACAGTGCAGTGTTCATCAG GTCGGCCCCGGTGCTGGCGGTCGAGGGCGCGGTCACCTTCGTCCCGCCCGAGGTCAGCCTGGGCAACAGGTCGTGCAGCGTGAGCGGCGAGCGGGCGCGCGGGGAAGCCGTCGTCTGCCTCCGGGTGGAGGTTGCCCTTGCCTTCAGCGCCGGCCGGGGGGCGGAGGGCCAGC CCGTCGACGTCACGCTGCAGCTGGACCCCCAGCAGGGCAGACTCGTCTTCGTGAGCCACGAGCAGAGCCA AATAAGCTACCGAGCGAACCTGAGCGCAGAGGGCGGACCCGCCGACGTCAGGACGTTTGAGGTCTACGTCTTG CCCGGACGCCCGCGGATCGACTTGCCCCTGGCGGCTGCGGCGAGCATAGCCCTATTGCCCTCGCAGGAGGATCCGCAGGTGGATCCGCAGGTGGGGCCAGGGCCCGCAGGTGAAGCGACGCGCGTGCCACCTGTCCTCGCCCAGAACCGCCCCCGCGTCATCCAGGGCCACGGCAGACTGACTTGCGATGACCCCCTGACCTGCTTCTCGAGTCCGGACCTCTCGCTCACGGCCGCGCCAGG GCAGAGTCTGACGGCGGGCGAGGAAGCGCGCATCGCGGTGGAGCTTTCCGTGGGCGTCGCCGCGGCCCCGGCGGTGCGGCTGACGGTGTCCTTCCCGGCGCCGCTCTCCTTCCGGCACGTGTCCAGCCGTCGGCTGCTCCCGCAGTGCCAGCCCTCGGCGGCGGGGCCCTCGGCGGCGGGGCCGTCGGCGGCGGGGCCCTCGGCGGCGGGGCCCTCGGCGGCGGGGCCCTCGGACCGCAGCACGGTGGTCTGCAGCTTCCAGTCAGAGCTTCGGCGGGACATGAAG ATCCCGCTCGTGCTGACCTTCGCCGCCGCGCCCCTGGCCCTCGCCGACCTCCTGCTGACCGCCCCCGGCGCCGCGCTGCGCCTGCGCTTCACCGCCAGCAGCGACAGCGAGGACCTGCATCCCGAGGACAACAGCCTGGATCTGGCCGTGCCCCTTCGCCTGCACCACCACGTCTTCGCCCTCGG GTCCTCCGCTCCCGAGGCCGTGCAGGCGTTCGCCAACCAGTCCCTCAACCTGCAGGAGCTCATGGACCCTCGAGTTCCCTCAGacaccccgcccgcccgcctcggCCCGCCCGTCGCCTTCACGTACACGCTCGCGAACCACGGGCCGTCGCCCCTCGTCGGAGCCAAG TTGGTGCTGGACGTCCCCTTGCGTGTGCCCAGCGGCCTGCCTCTGTTTTACCTGGTTGAGGCTCCAGTGGGCTCTCCGGCGCTCTCGTGTTCAGGGCCGGCGCTCAACCCTCTCGGATtccag GTGTCCAGGGACGCAGCGCAGTCAGACGCAGCGGGCGCAGCCGAGCCTCCGCCCGGAGTGGCGACTTTTCCCGCAGCCGACGGCAACccgacggcggcggcgacggagaggaacaggaggagcatCCACCGAGACTTCCCGTCGGCCTCGGCGCCGCGCGAGGCGTCTGCGGAGGCCCTCAGCGGACCCAT GGACGACCGCAGTCACCTCATCCTCTCCTGCGACAACATCGTCTGCGAGAGCTTCGT GTGCGAGCTGCCGCCGATGCTGAGCGGAGACAGCGTGGCGGTGTCCGTGGCTGGATTCCTGGTGGTCTCCACGCTCGAG ACCGCTCGGCACGGCCTCCTTATGGTCGAGTCCGCCCTCAGCGTGGAGACGCGCCAGGCGGGCGGCAACACCTCCCGCCCCTCGCGCCTGGCCGCCGTCCGGACGCCCGTCTACGTCCTCAGGGAGCGG GCCCCCCACGATCTCCTGTCGCTCGACTGGTTCTACTACGTGGCGGCTGCCACGGCcggcctcctcctcgtcgtcgtcctcgtcgccGTCCTACACAAG ATTGGTTTCTTCAAGCGGACGCGCTTCCAGCCCTTGGCCTCGGGAGACGACGCATGCGAGCGGGAGGCAGTCCTGGGCGGCCTTTCGCAGGAGTGA
- the LOC125033322 gene encoding integrin alpha-IIb-like isoform X4 — MPLPTEKGEAQAAVRSSRVLSAQGTGFGETLFAADRPHSRLVACAPRFAMRPRPGSLHGRGACVAVDEAAAPPHAALSIVPFRGNFVRAGGGPRRNDHRYTGIGMAGFSAALDAAQDSVFLGGPYAFFGQGVVARSPAARGRAKDVLSRSTFGPPELDFSGEGWATVLGRFDGVTEMVATSAPNADHARGSIAFYEAASLRPAKVPRLAGTGLAAKFGFSLAAGDWDGDGAADLAAGAPLAHDGMGAPDAGAVYVYYAPAKTVSPRPALEVQGRTAWARFGHALACLGDIDRDGFDDLAVGAPFDGDGGSVHVFHGRPEGLGSEPTQVLRASDFDGSLRGFGFSIDGGIDMDDNGYPDVLVGAATSDSAVFIRSAPVLAVEGAVTFVPPEVSLGNRSCSVSGERARGEAVVCLRVEVALAFSAGRGAEGQPVDVTLQLDPQQGRLVFVSHEQSQISYRANLSAEGGPADVRTFEVYVLPGRPRIDLPLAAAASIALLPSQEDPQVDPQVGPGPAGEATRVPPVLAQNRPRVIQGHGRLTCDDPLTCFSSPDLSLTAAPGQSLTAGEEARIAVELSVGVAAAPAVRLTVSFPAPLSFRHVSSRRLLPQCQPSAAGPSAAGPSAAGPSAAGPSAAGPSDRSTVVCSFQSELRRDMKIPLVLTFAAAPLALADLLLTAPGAALRLRFTASSDSEDLHPEDNSLDLAVPLRLHHHVFALGSSAPEAVQAFANQSLNLQELMDPRVPSDTPPARLGPPVAFTYTLANHGPSPLVGAKLVLDVPLRVPSGLPLFYLVEAPVGSPALSCSGPALNPLGFQVSRDAAQSDAAGAAEPPPGVATFPAADGNPTAAATERNRRSIHRDFPSASAPREASAEALSGPMDDRSHLILSCDNIVCESFVCELPPMLSGDSVAVSVAGFLVVSTLETARHGLLMVESALSVETRQAGGNTSRPSRLAAVRTPVYVLRERAPHDLLSLDWFYYVAAATAGLLLVVVLVAVLHKIGFFKRTRFQPLASGDDACEREAVLGGLSQE, encoded by the exons ATGCCCCTCCCCACGGAGAAGG GCGAGGCGCAGGCGGCCGTGCGGTCCAGCCGCGTCCTCTCGGCTCAGGGCACCGGCTTCGGAGAGACGCTATTCGCCGCGGACAGACCGCACTCCAGGCTAGTG GCATGTGCGCCGCGGTTCGCGATGCGGCCGCGCCCAGGCTCTCTGCACGGCCGCGGCGCCTGCGTTGCGGTCGACGAGGCGGCCGCCCCCCCGCACGCGGCGCTTTCCATCGTGCCCTTCAGAG GCAACTTCGTCCGCGCGGGCGGCGGCCCCCGGAGGAACGACCACCGATACACCGGCATCGGGATGGCAGGCTTCAGCGCCGCCCTCGACGCG GCCCAGGACAGCGTGTTTCTGGGTGGCCCGTACGCCTTCTTCGGACAAG ggGTCGTCGCAAGGTCTCCTGCGGCCAGAGGGCGCGCGAAGGATGTCCTGAGCCGCAGCACCTTCGGGCCGCCCGAGCTGGACTTCTCGGGCGAGGGCTGGGCCACCGTGCTGGGCCGCTTCGATGGCGTCACGGAGATGGTGGCCACGTCGGCGCCCAACGCGGACCACGCCCGCGGCTCG ATCGCGTTCTACGAGGCGGCGAGTCTGCGGCCGGCGAAGGTGCCCCGGCTGGCGGGCACCGGCCTCGCCGCCAAGTTCGGCTTCAGCCTAGCGGCCGGCGACTGGGACGGCGACGGCGCCGCGGACCTGGCGGCGGGCGCGCCCCTCGCCCACGACGGCATGGGCGCGCCCGACGCCGGGGCTGTCTACGTGTACTACGCCCCAGCCAAGACG GTGTCGCCGAGGCCAGCGCTCGAGGTCCAAGGGCGCACCGCGTGGGCACGCTTCGGCCACGCCCTCGCCTGCCTGGGAGACATCGATAGGGACGGCTTCGACG ACCTGGCCGTGGGCGCGCCCTTCGACGGTGACGGCGGCAGCGTGCACGTGTTCCACGGGCGCCCCGAGGGGCTGGGCTCCGAGCCGACCCAG gTCCTCCGAGCGTCCGATTTCGACGGGTCTCTTCGCGGCTTCGGCTTCAGCATCGACGGCGGTATTGACATGGACGACAATGGCTACCCTGACGTCCTAGTCGGCGCCGCTACGTCGGACAGTGCAGTGTTCATCAG GTCGGCCCCGGTGCTGGCGGTCGAGGGCGCGGTCACCTTCGTCCCGCCCGAGGTCAGCCTGGGCAACAGGTCGTGCAGCGTGAGCGGCGAGCGGGCGCGCGGGGAAGCCGTCGTCTGCCTCCGGGTGGAGGTTGCCCTTGCCTTCAGCGCCGGCCGGGGGGCGGAGGGCCAGC CCGTCGACGTCACGCTGCAGCTGGACCCCCAGCAGGGCAGACTCGTCTTCGTGAGCCACGAGCAGAGCCA AATAAGCTACCGAGCGAACCTGAGCGCAGAGGGCGGACCCGCCGACGTCAGGACGTTTGAGGTCTACGTCTTG CCCGGACGCCCGCGGATCGACTTGCCCCTGGCGGCTGCGGCGAGCATAGCCCTATTGCCCTCGCAGGAGGATCCGCAGGTGGATCCGCAGGTGGGGCCAGGGCCCGCAGGTGAAGCGACGCGCGTGCCACCTGTCCTCGCCCAGAACCGCCCCCGCGTCATCCAGGGCCACGGCAGACTGACTTGCGATGACCCCCTGACCTGCTTCTCGAGTCCGGACCTCTCGCTCACGGCCGCGCCAGG GCAGAGTCTGACGGCGGGCGAGGAAGCGCGCATCGCGGTGGAGCTTTCCGTGGGCGTCGCCGCGGCCCCGGCGGTGCGGCTGACGGTGTCCTTCCCGGCGCCGCTCTCCTTCCGGCACGTGTCCAGCCGTCGGCTGCTCCCGCAGTGCCAGCCCTCGGCGGCGGGGCCCTCGGCGGCGGGGCCGTCGGCGGCGGGGCCCTCGGCGGCGGGGCCCTCGGCGGCGGGGCCCTCGGACCGCAGCACGGTGGTCTGCAGCTTCCAGTCAGAGCTTCGGCGGGACATGAAG ATCCCGCTCGTGCTGACCTTCGCCGCCGCGCCCCTGGCCCTCGCCGACCTCCTGCTGACCGCCCCCGGCGCCGCGCTGCGCCTGCGCTTCACCGCCAGCAGCGACAGCGAGGACCTGCATCCCGAGGACAACAGCCTGGATCTGGCCGTGCCCCTTCGCCTGCACCACCACGTCTTCGCCCTCGG GTCCTCCGCTCCCGAGGCCGTGCAGGCGTTCGCCAACCAGTCCCTCAACCTGCAGGAGCTCATGGACCCTCGAGTTCCCTCAGacaccccgcccgcccgcctcggCCCGCCCGTCGCCTTCACGTACACGCTCGCGAACCACGGGCCGTCGCCCCTCGTCGGAGCCAAG TTGGTGCTGGACGTCCCCTTGCGTGTGCCCAGCGGCCTGCCTCTGTTTTACCTGGTTGAGGCTCCAGTGGGCTCTCCGGCGCTCTCGTGTTCAGGGCCGGCGCTCAACCCTCTCGGATtccag GTGTCCAGGGACGCAGCGCAGTCAGACGCAGCGGGCGCAGCCGAGCCTCCGCCCGGAGTGGCGACTTTTCCCGCAGCCGACGGCAACccgacggcggcggcgacggagaggaacaggaggagcatCCACCGAGACTTCCCGTCGGCCTCGGCGCCGCGCGAGGCGTCTGCGGAGGCCCTCAGCGGACCCAT GGACGACCGCAGTCACCTCATCCTCTCCTGCGACAACATCGTCTGCGAGAGCTTCGT GTGCGAGCTGCCGCCGATGCTGAGCGGAGACAGCGTGGCGGTGTCCGTGGCTGGATTCCTGGTGGTCTCCACGCTCGAG ACCGCTCGGCACGGCCTCCTTATGGTCGAGTCCGCCCTCAGCGTGGAGACGCGCCAGGCGGGCGGCAACACCTCCCGCCCCTCGCGCCTGGCCGCCGTCCGGACGCCCGTCTACGTCCTCAGGGAGCGG GCCCCCCACGATCTCCTGTCGCTCGACTGGTTCTACTACGTGGCGGCTGCCACGGCcggcctcctcctcgtcgtcgtcctcgtcgccGTCCTACACAAG ATTGGTTTCTTCAAGCGGACGCGCTTCCAGCCCTTGGCCTCGGGAGACGACGCATGCGAGCGGGAGGCAGTCCTGGGCGGCCTTTCGCAGGAGTGA